The following coding sequences lie in one Gadus macrocephalus chromosome 1, ASM3116895v1 genomic window:
- the LOC132452323 gene encoding rabenosyn-5: MASSYPPPFEGTGEVKEGFICPLCHKDLQSFYQLQDHYEEEHSGDDRHVRGQLKSLVQKAKKAKDKLLKRDGDDRADTGSYESFYYGGVDPYMWEPQELGATRNHQDYFKKHRAARIDHYVIEVNKLLIRLEKLTSFDRTNSDVAKIRAIEKSVVPWVSDSDVPFCPDCGNKFNIRNRRHHCRLCGSIMCRKCMDFVPLPLAYKLTSGTRESLCIPGSPGQSQAPPSGAGASGMGSRRGSLSSLSSVTSMLEEKDDEKIRCCHHCMDTLLKRQQKLEERDHMPDIVKLYERLRMCMDKVDEKAPEYIKVAESLNAGETTYNLDSAGGLRLEVQKYYELIDALSKRILTLGMKDDPAPTPKSLHLQKMIRYTATLFVQEKLLGLMSLPTKDKYEALKEKRKQEQEKKLQQERLAAQESMRKRQESEKNRSVATTNGEVPPAPKPPRMTKAGGWLPSADSKKTHSELKDPLLQQIDNIQSFLRQAREAQRTDEVAMLEENLRQLQDEYDQQQTSLAIALSQKLAQEENLQQGEIQRLEARERSEWEQRAPAADSRQPSSIWECSLDLGEPVAGYVEEDKIGEVTPKFERSPLSLRAFPALAGQEESPPRLRSLGGHVTPPSSEGPNSSSLNPFEEDSTPTEEDPSNPFFEDIQEEHKEVSNGKKEYNPFDDEEDNGGQEEPAATSLGNPFEEESSETSNPFTEASGNSPGVSTNPFEGDEDAGALADIDMIEEELLLQQIDNIRAYIFDAKINGRLDEVELLSANLRELQHTLQEQKKTH; encoded by the exons ATGGCATCTAGTTATCCACCCCCCTTTGAAGGCACAGGGGAAGTGAAGGAGGGATTCATTTGCCCACTGTGCCATAAGGATCTGCAGTCCTTCTACCAACTCCAGGACCACTATGAGGAGGAGCACTCTGGAGACGACCGTCATGTTAGGGGCCAACTCAAGA gTTTGGTTCAAAAGGCTAAGAAAGCCAAAGACAAACTGCTGAAGAGGGATGGAGATGACCGAGCTGACACTGGAAGCTATGAGTCATTCTACTACGGCGGAGTCGATCCATACATGTGGGAGCCCCAGGAGCTGG GTGCAACCAGAAATCATCAGGACTATTTCAAAAAACACAGAGCAGCCAGGATAGACCACTATGTGATCGAAGTCAACAAGCTCCTCATCAGACTAGAAAAG CTCACATCTTTCGATAGGACCAACTCGGATGTAGCTAAAATCAGAG CCATAGAGAAGTCGGTGGTGCCATGGGTGAGCGACTCGGACGTGCCCTTCTGTCCCGACTGTGGGAACAAGTTCAACATCAGGAACCGGCGGCACCACTGCCGTCTGTGTGGCTCCATCATGTGTAGGAAATGCATGGACTTTGTTCCTCTGCCCCTGGCCT ATAAGTTGACCAGTGGCACACGGGAGTCCCTTTGCATCCCTGGCAGCCCGGGTCAGTCCCAGGCCCCACCCTCAGGGGCCGGGGCCAGTGGGATGGGCTCCAGAAGGGGCAGCCTGAGCAGCCTGAGCAGCGTCACCTCCAtgctggaggagaaggacgaCGAGAAGATCCGCTGCTGCCACCACTGCATGGACACGCTGCTGAAGAGACAGCAGAagctggaggagagggaccACATGCCTGACATAGTCAAACTATATGAG AGGCTAAGAATGTGTATGGACAAGGTTGATGAAAAGGCACCAGAGTACATCAAAGTGGCCGAATCTCTTAA TGCCGGGGAAACCACATACAACCTGGACTCTGCTGGTGGGCTTAGACTGGAAGTACAGAAGTACTACGAGTTAATCGATGCATTGAG TAAGAGGATTTTAACCCTGGGAATGAAAGATGATCCGGCCCCCACGCCAAAGTCCCTCCATCTGCAGAAAATGATCCGTTACACCGCAACGCTCTTCGTCCAG GAGAAGCTGTTGGGTCTGATGTCTCTTCCAACCAAAGACAAGTATGAGGCactgaaggagaagaggaagcagGAACAAGAGAAGAAACTCCAGCAGGAGAGATTG GCTGCTCAGGAGTCCATGAGGAAGAGGCAGGAGTCTGAGAAGAACCGTTCCGTCGCCACCACCAATGGAGAAGTCCCCCCGGCTCCCAAACCGCCTCGCATGACCAAGGCAGGAGGTTGGCTGCCCTCGGCCGATTCCAAGAAAACCCACAGTGAGCTCAAGGACCCCCTGCTGCAGCAGATAGACAACATCCAGTCGTTCCTGCGGCAAGCGAGGGAGGCCCAGCGGACGGACGAGGTGGCCATGCTGGAAGAGAACCTGCGGCAGCTGCAGGACGAATACGACCAGCAGCAGACCAGCTTGGCCATCGCTCTCTCCCAGAAGCTGGCCCAGGAGGAGAACCTGCAACAGGGGGAGATTCAAAGGCTCGAGGCCCGGGAAAGGAGCGAGTGGGAGCAAAGAGCTCCGGCGGCGGACTCCCGGCAGCCCTCTTCCATCTGGGAATGCTCTTTGGACCTCGGCGAGCCGGTGGCTGGGTATGTGGAGGAGGACAAGATTGGAGAAGTAACCCCTAAATTTGAAAGGAGCCCTCTGTCATTAAGAGCGTTCCCTGCTCTCGCGGGCCAAGAAGAGTCCCCTCCTAGGTTGAGGAGCTTAGGAGGACATGTCACTCCTCCCAGCAGCGAAGGGCCAAACAGCTCCTCTCTAAACCCCTTCGAAGAGGACTCCACGCCTACTGAAGAGGACCCGTCCAACCCCTTCTTCGAGGACATACAGGAGGAACACAAAGAGGTGAGCAACGGGAAGAAGGAATACAACCCCTTTGATGACGAAGAAGACAACGGTGGACAGGAAGAACCCGCTGCAACATCTCTTGGAAACCCTTTCGAGGAGGAGAGTAGTGAGACGAGCAACCCTTTCACGGAGGCCTCTGGGAACTCCCCAGGGGTTTCGACCAACCCCTTCGAGGGGGACGAAGACGCAGGAGCTCTGGCGGACATTGACATGATAGAGGAGGAACTGCTTCTGCAGCAGATTGACAACATTAGGGCCTACATCTTTGACGCTAAGATAAACGGCCGTCTGGACGAGGTGGAGCTGCTCTCAGCCAACCTGAGAGAACTACAGCACACCCTGCAGGAGCAGAAGAAAACCCACTGA
- the mrps25 gene encoding 28S ribosomal protein S25, mitochondrial has protein sequence MPMKGRFPIRRTLEYLQKGDLIFKNRVKIMTVNYNTSGVLSDGARKFVFFNIPQIQYKNPWVQVVMFKNMTPSSFLKFYLDDGEQVLVDVEGKDHQLITQHVKKILCKSEEVLHVEALAKMQESNPANFGPKKYCLKECICEVEGQVPCPGTTPLPKEFTGKYRTQMAAAQE, from the exons ATGCCTATGAAAGGAAGGTTTCCGATCAGAAGAACGCTAGAGTATCTCCAAAAAGGGGATTTGATTTTTAAGAACCGAGTAAAGATTATGACCGTTAATTATAATACATCTGGAGTGCTCAGCGACGGAGCAAG AAAGTTTGTGTTCTTCAATATTCCTCAAATCCAGTATAAAAACCCATGGGTCCAAGTTGTGATGTTTAAGAACATGACGCCCTCGTCTTTCCTGAAATTCTACTTGG ATGATGGAGAGCAGGTTCTTGTTGATGTGGAAGGAAAGGACCACCAACTTATAACCCAACACGTGAAGAAAATTCTCTGCAAATCAGA AGAGGTCTTGCACGTTGAAGCCCTTGCAAAAATGCAAGAGTCCAACCCTGCCAATTTTGGTCCAAAGAAGTATTGTCTGAAGGAGTGCATCTGTGAGGTTGAGGGTCAAGTACCTTGTCCTGGCACCACACCACTGCCCAAAGAGTTTACTGGAAAATACCGCACGCAGATGGCAGCGGCCCAGGAGTAA
- the nr2c2 gene encoding nuclear receptor subfamily 2 group C member 2 isoform X1, with protein sequence MKLHPHQKIAPEPGAQASIVTDQQVRKSQILTAMNPSSGPKQQFFLTTADGSGAGKVILASPDSNHNKQLIFTAADNLIPGRIQIVTDAMSMERLLGQAGDLSRPQPVEYCVVCGDKASGRHYGAVSCEGCKGFFKRSVRKSLAYSCRSKQDCVINKHHRNRCQFCRLRKCLEMGMKTESVQSERRPIDLVPREKHSNCAASTQKIYVRKNLNSPIIATPTFISDTETEGSRSSLLEQGMLVNIQQPFIQTDGTLLLSTDSELESSHGDLGTLANVVSSLANLSDSLNENLNGGDDASEGFQQEHSASEITRAFDTLAKALNPPDAGQGQSQEGQVQCAAGATIQLIGRDQETPLIEVEGPLLTDTHVGFKLSMPSPMPEYLNVHYICESASRLLFLSMHWARSIPAFSALGQDMNTSLVRASWNELFTLGMAQCANVMNLSTILAAIINHLQGSIQDDKVSGERVKEVMEHIWKLQEFCHSMIKVETDDFEYAYLKAIVLFSPDHPGLECSIQIEKFQEKALMELQDYVQKTYPEDTYRLTRILMRLPALRLMNSNITEELFFTGLIGNVSIDSIIPYILKMETTEYNSQDSGSLE encoded by the exons ATGAAGCTGCATCCTCATCAGAAAATAGCACCTGAACCAGGGGCACAGGCAAGT ATTGTAACGGACCAGCAGGTCCGGAAGAGCCAGATACTCACAGCTATGAACCCGTCCAGCGGCCCCAAGCAACAGTTCTTTCTGACCACAGCCGATGGCTCTGGGGCAGGCAAGGTCATCCTGGCCTCGCCAGACAGCAACCACAACAAGCAGCTCATCTTTACTGCCGCAGACAACTTGATTCCTGGCAGGATACAG ATTGTTACTGATGCCATGTCCATGGAGCGGTTGCTTGGGCAGGCAGGGGATCTCAGTCGGCCTCAGCCAGTGGAATATTGTGTGGTCTGCGGAGACAAGGCCTCAG GGCGTCACTATGGTGCCGTCAGTTGTGAGGGCTGTAAAGGATTCTTCAAGAGAAGCGTGAGGAAGAGCCTGGCCTACAGCTGCCGCAGCAAACAGGACTGCGTCATCAATAAGCACCACCGCAACCGCTGCCAGTTTTGTCGGCTTCGAAAGTGCCTTGAGATGGGGATGAAGACAGAGT CTGTGCAGAGTGAACGCAGACCCATTGATCTGGTCCCTAGAGAGAAGCACTCCAACTGTGCGGCCTCCACTCAAAAAATCTATGTCCGCAAGAACCTCAACAGTCCAATCATTGCCACGCCAACCTTCATTtccgacacagagacagaaggcTCCAG ATCTAGTCTTCTGGAGCAAGGAATGCTAGTGAACATCCAGCAGCCCttcatccagacagatgggacATTGCTACTGTCCACTGACTCTGAG CTGGAGTCTAGTCACGGGGACTTGGGGACGCTGGCCAACGTGGTGTCTTCGCTAGCCAACCTGAGCGACTCGCTGAATGAGAACCTCAACGGGGGCGATGATGCCTCAGAGGGCTTCCAGCAGGAGCACTCCGCCAGTGAGATAACACG TGCCTTTGACACCCTGGCCAAAGCCCTAAACCCACCAGATGCAGGGCAGGGCCAGAGCCAGGAAGGTCAGGTGCAGTGTGCTGCCGGAGCCACCATCCAGCTCATCGGTCGGGACCAGGAGACCCCTCTCATAGAGGTGGAGGGGCCACTGCTCACAGACACCCACGTTGGCTTTAAG CTGTCGATGCCGAGCCCGATGCCGGAATATCTTAATGTACACTACATCTGTGAGTCAGCATCCCGCCTGCTCTTCCTGTCCATGCATTGGGCGCGCTCCATCCCTGCTTTTTCAGCTCTGGG CCAGGATATGAACACAAGTTTGGTGCGAGCCAGCTGGAATGAGCTGTTCACCCTGGGTATGGCTCAGTGTGCCAATGTGATGAACCTGTCCACCATCCTAGCTGCTATCATCAACCACCTTCAGGGAAGCATTCAGGACG ACAAGGTGTCtggggagagagtgaaggaggtGATGGAACACATCTGGAAGTTGCAGGAGTTCTGTCACAGCATGATAAAGGTGGAGACGGACGACTTTGAATACGCCTACCTGAAGGCCATAGTGTTATTCAGCCCAG ACCACCCAGGCCTGGAGTGCAGCATCCAGATCGAGAAGTTCCAGGAGAAGGCCTTGATGGAGCTTCAGGACTATGTGCAGAAGACCTATCCAGAGGACACGTACAG GTTGACCCGTATCCTGATGAGACTTCCAGCCCTACGCCTGATGAACTCCAACATCACAGAGGAGCTCTTCTTTACCGGACTCATAGGGAATGTCTCCATAGACAGCATCATTCCATACATCCTGAAGATGGAGACCACAGAGTACAACAGTCAGGACTCTGGCTCTTTGGAATGA
- the nr2c2 gene encoding nuclear receptor subfamily 2 group C member 2 isoform X3 — MLIFLIVTDQQVRKSQILTAMNPSSGPKQQFFLTTADGSGAGKVILASPDSNHNKQLIFTAADNLIPGRIQIVTDAMSMERLLGQAGDLSRPQPVEYCVVCGDKASGRHYGAVSCEGCKGFFKRSVRKSLAYSCRSKQDCVINKHHRNRCQFCRLRKCLEMGMKTESVQSERRPIDLVPREKHSNCAASTQKIYVRKNLNSPIIATPTFISDTETEGSRSSLLEQGMLVNIQQPFIQTDGTLLLSTDSELESSHGDLGTLANVVSSLANLSDSLNENLNGGDDASEGFQQEHSASEITRAFDTLAKALNPPDAGQGQSQEGQVQCAAGATIQLIGRDQETPLIEVEGPLLTDTHVGFKLSMPSPMPEYLNVHYICESASRLLFLSMHWARSIPAFSALGQDMNTSLVRASWNELFTLGMAQCANVMNLSTILAAIINHLQGSIQDDKVSGERVKEVMEHIWKLQEFCHSMIKVETDDFEYAYLKAIVLFSPDHPGLECSIQIEKFQEKALMELQDYVQKTYPEDTYRLTRILMRLPALRLMNSNITEELFFTGLIGNVSIDSIIPYILKMETTEYNSQDSGSLE, encoded by the exons ATGCTTATTTTTTTG ATTGTAACGGACCAGCAGGTCCGGAAGAGCCAGATACTCACAGCTATGAACCCGTCCAGCGGCCCCAAGCAACAGTTCTTTCTGACCACAGCCGATGGCTCTGGGGCAGGCAAGGTCATCCTGGCCTCGCCAGACAGCAACCACAACAAGCAGCTCATCTTTACTGCCGCAGACAACTTGATTCCTGGCAGGATACAG ATTGTTACTGATGCCATGTCCATGGAGCGGTTGCTTGGGCAGGCAGGGGATCTCAGTCGGCCTCAGCCAGTGGAATATTGTGTGGTCTGCGGAGACAAGGCCTCAG GGCGTCACTATGGTGCCGTCAGTTGTGAGGGCTGTAAAGGATTCTTCAAGAGAAGCGTGAGGAAGAGCCTGGCCTACAGCTGCCGCAGCAAACAGGACTGCGTCATCAATAAGCACCACCGCAACCGCTGCCAGTTTTGTCGGCTTCGAAAGTGCCTTGAGATGGGGATGAAGACAGAGT CTGTGCAGAGTGAACGCAGACCCATTGATCTGGTCCCTAGAGAGAAGCACTCCAACTGTGCGGCCTCCACTCAAAAAATCTATGTCCGCAAGAACCTCAACAGTCCAATCATTGCCACGCCAACCTTCATTtccgacacagagacagaaggcTCCAG ATCTAGTCTTCTGGAGCAAGGAATGCTAGTGAACATCCAGCAGCCCttcatccagacagatgggacATTGCTACTGTCCACTGACTCTGAG CTGGAGTCTAGTCACGGGGACTTGGGGACGCTGGCCAACGTGGTGTCTTCGCTAGCCAACCTGAGCGACTCGCTGAATGAGAACCTCAACGGGGGCGATGATGCCTCAGAGGGCTTCCAGCAGGAGCACTCCGCCAGTGAGATAACACG TGCCTTTGACACCCTGGCCAAAGCCCTAAACCCACCAGATGCAGGGCAGGGCCAGAGCCAGGAAGGTCAGGTGCAGTGTGCTGCCGGAGCCACCATCCAGCTCATCGGTCGGGACCAGGAGACCCCTCTCATAGAGGTGGAGGGGCCACTGCTCACAGACACCCACGTTGGCTTTAAG CTGTCGATGCCGAGCCCGATGCCGGAATATCTTAATGTACACTACATCTGTGAGTCAGCATCCCGCCTGCTCTTCCTGTCCATGCATTGGGCGCGCTCCATCCCTGCTTTTTCAGCTCTGGG CCAGGATATGAACACAAGTTTGGTGCGAGCCAGCTGGAATGAGCTGTTCACCCTGGGTATGGCTCAGTGTGCCAATGTGATGAACCTGTCCACCATCCTAGCTGCTATCATCAACCACCTTCAGGGAAGCATTCAGGACG ACAAGGTGTCtggggagagagtgaaggaggtGATGGAACACATCTGGAAGTTGCAGGAGTTCTGTCACAGCATGATAAAGGTGGAGACGGACGACTTTGAATACGCCTACCTGAAGGCCATAGTGTTATTCAGCCCAG ACCACCCAGGCCTGGAGTGCAGCATCCAGATCGAGAAGTTCCAGGAGAAGGCCTTGATGGAGCTTCAGGACTATGTGCAGAAGACCTATCCAGAGGACACGTACAG GTTGACCCGTATCCTGATGAGACTTCCAGCCCTACGCCTGATGAACTCCAACATCACAGAGGAGCTCTTCTTTACCGGACTCATAGGGAATGTCTCCATAGACAGCATCATTCCATACATCCTGAAGATGGAGACCACAGAGTACAACAGTCAGGACTCTGGCTCTTTGGAATGA
- the nr2c2 gene encoding nuclear receptor subfamily 2 group C member 2 isoform X2, translating into MKLHPHQKIAPEPGAQIVTDQQVRKSQILTAMNPSSGPKQQFFLTTADGSGAGKVILASPDSNHNKQLIFTAADNLIPGRIQIVTDAMSMERLLGQAGDLSRPQPVEYCVVCGDKASGRHYGAVSCEGCKGFFKRSVRKSLAYSCRSKQDCVINKHHRNRCQFCRLRKCLEMGMKTESVQSERRPIDLVPREKHSNCAASTQKIYVRKNLNSPIIATPTFISDTETEGSRSSLLEQGMLVNIQQPFIQTDGTLLLSTDSELESSHGDLGTLANVVSSLANLSDSLNENLNGGDDASEGFQQEHSASEITRAFDTLAKALNPPDAGQGQSQEGQVQCAAGATIQLIGRDQETPLIEVEGPLLTDTHVGFKLSMPSPMPEYLNVHYICESASRLLFLSMHWARSIPAFSALGQDMNTSLVRASWNELFTLGMAQCANVMNLSTILAAIINHLQGSIQDDKVSGERVKEVMEHIWKLQEFCHSMIKVETDDFEYAYLKAIVLFSPDHPGLECSIQIEKFQEKALMELQDYVQKTYPEDTYRLTRILMRLPALRLMNSNITEELFFTGLIGNVSIDSIIPYILKMETTEYNSQDSGSLE; encoded by the exons ATGAAGCTGCATCCTCATCAGAAAATAGCACCTGAACCAGGGGCACAG ATTGTAACGGACCAGCAGGTCCGGAAGAGCCAGATACTCACAGCTATGAACCCGTCCAGCGGCCCCAAGCAACAGTTCTTTCTGACCACAGCCGATGGCTCTGGGGCAGGCAAGGTCATCCTGGCCTCGCCAGACAGCAACCACAACAAGCAGCTCATCTTTACTGCCGCAGACAACTTGATTCCTGGCAGGATACAG ATTGTTACTGATGCCATGTCCATGGAGCGGTTGCTTGGGCAGGCAGGGGATCTCAGTCGGCCTCAGCCAGTGGAATATTGTGTGGTCTGCGGAGACAAGGCCTCAG GGCGTCACTATGGTGCCGTCAGTTGTGAGGGCTGTAAAGGATTCTTCAAGAGAAGCGTGAGGAAGAGCCTGGCCTACAGCTGCCGCAGCAAACAGGACTGCGTCATCAATAAGCACCACCGCAACCGCTGCCAGTTTTGTCGGCTTCGAAAGTGCCTTGAGATGGGGATGAAGACAGAGT CTGTGCAGAGTGAACGCAGACCCATTGATCTGGTCCCTAGAGAGAAGCACTCCAACTGTGCGGCCTCCACTCAAAAAATCTATGTCCGCAAGAACCTCAACAGTCCAATCATTGCCACGCCAACCTTCATTtccgacacagagacagaaggcTCCAG ATCTAGTCTTCTGGAGCAAGGAATGCTAGTGAACATCCAGCAGCCCttcatccagacagatgggacATTGCTACTGTCCACTGACTCTGAG CTGGAGTCTAGTCACGGGGACTTGGGGACGCTGGCCAACGTGGTGTCTTCGCTAGCCAACCTGAGCGACTCGCTGAATGAGAACCTCAACGGGGGCGATGATGCCTCAGAGGGCTTCCAGCAGGAGCACTCCGCCAGTGAGATAACACG TGCCTTTGACACCCTGGCCAAAGCCCTAAACCCACCAGATGCAGGGCAGGGCCAGAGCCAGGAAGGTCAGGTGCAGTGTGCTGCCGGAGCCACCATCCAGCTCATCGGTCGGGACCAGGAGACCCCTCTCATAGAGGTGGAGGGGCCACTGCTCACAGACACCCACGTTGGCTTTAAG CTGTCGATGCCGAGCCCGATGCCGGAATATCTTAATGTACACTACATCTGTGAGTCAGCATCCCGCCTGCTCTTCCTGTCCATGCATTGGGCGCGCTCCATCCCTGCTTTTTCAGCTCTGGG CCAGGATATGAACACAAGTTTGGTGCGAGCCAGCTGGAATGAGCTGTTCACCCTGGGTATGGCTCAGTGTGCCAATGTGATGAACCTGTCCACCATCCTAGCTGCTATCATCAACCACCTTCAGGGAAGCATTCAGGACG ACAAGGTGTCtggggagagagtgaaggaggtGATGGAACACATCTGGAAGTTGCAGGAGTTCTGTCACAGCATGATAAAGGTGGAGACGGACGACTTTGAATACGCCTACCTGAAGGCCATAGTGTTATTCAGCCCAG ACCACCCAGGCCTGGAGTGCAGCATCCAGATCGAGAAGTTCCAGGAGAAGGCCTTGATGGAGCTTCAGGACTATGTGCAGAAGACCTATCCAGAGGACACGTACAG GTTGACCCGTATCCTGATGAGACTTCCAGCCCTACGCCTGATGAACTCCAACATCACAGAGGAGCTCTTCTTTACCGGACTCATAGGGAATGTCTCCATAGACAGCATCATTCCATACATCCTGAAGATGGAGACCACAGAGTACAACAGTCAGGACTCTGGCTCTTTGGAATGA
- the nr2c2 gene encoding nuclear receptor subfamily 2 group C member 2 isoform X4: MKLHPHQKIAPEPGAQASIVTDQQVRKSQILTAMNPSSGPKQQFFLTTADGSGAGKVILASPDSNHNKQLIFTAADNLIPGRIQIVTDAMSMERLLGQAGDLSRPQPVEYCVVCGDKASGRHYGAVSCEGCKGFFKRSVRKSLAYSCRSKQDCVINKHHRNRCQFCRLRKCLEMGMKTESVQSERRPIDLVPREKHSNCAASTQKIYVRKNLNSPIIATPTFISDTETEGSRSSLLEQGMLVNIQQPFIQTDGTLLLSTDSELESSHGDLGTLANVVSSLANLSDSLNENLNGGDDASEGFQQEHSASEITRAFDTLAKALNPPDAGQGQSQEGQVQCAAGATIQLIGRDQETPLIEVEGPLLTDTHVGFKLSMPSPMPEYLNVHYICESASRLLFLSMHWARSIPAFSALGQDMNTSLVRASWNELFTLGMAQCANVMNLSTILAAIINHLQGSIQDGVWGESEGGDGTHLEVAGVLSQHDKGGDGRL; encoded by the exons ATGAAGCTGCATCCTCATCAGAAAATAGCACCTGAACCAGGGGCACAGGCAAGT ATTGTAACGGACCAGCAGGTCCGGAAGAGCCAGATACTCACAGCTATGAACCCGTCCAGCGGCCCCAAGCAACAGTTCTTTCTGACCACAGCCGATGGCTCTGGGGCAGGCAAGGTCATCCTGGCCTCGCCAGACAGCAACCACAACAAGCAGCTCATCTTTACTGCCGCAGACAACTTGATTCCTGGCAGGATACAG ATTGTTACTGATGCCATGTCCATGGAGCGGTTGCTTGGGCAGGCAGGGGATCTCAGTCGGCCTCAGCCAGTGGAATATTGTGTGGTCTGCGGAGACAAGGCCTCAG GGCGTCACTATGGTGCCGTCAGTTGTGAGGGCTGTAAAGGATTCTTCAAGAGAAGCGTGAGGAAGAGCCTGGCCTACAGCTGCCGCAGCAAACAGGACTGCGTCATCAATAAGCACCACCGCAACCGCTGCCAGTTTTGTCGGCTTCGAAAGTGCCTTGAGATGGGGATGAAGACAGAGT CTGTGCAGAGTGAACGCAGACCCATTGATCTGGTCCCTAGAGAGAAGCACTCCAACTGTGCGGCCTCCACTCAAAAAATCTATGTCCGCAAGAACCTCAACAGTCCAATCATTGCCACGCCAACCTTCATTtccgacacagagacagaaggcTCCAG ATCTAGTCTTCTGGAGCAAGGAATGCTAGTGAACATCCAGCAGCCCttcatccagacagatgggacATTGCTACTGTCCACTGACTCTGAG CTGGAGTCTAGTCACGGGGACTTGGGGACGCTGGCCAACGTGGTGTCTTCGCTAGCCAACCTGAGCGACTCGCTGAATGAGAACCTCAACGGGGGCGATGATGCCTCAGAGGGCTTCCAGCAGGAGCACTCCGCCAGTGAGATAACACG TGCCTTTGACACCCTGGCCAAAGCCCTAAACCCACCAGATGCAGGGCAGGGCCAGAGCCAGGAAGGTCAGGTGCAGTGTGCTGCCGGAGCCACCATCCAGCTCATCGGTCGGGACCAGGAGACCCCTCTCATAGAGGTGGAGGGGCCACTGCTCACAGACACCCACGTTGGCTTTAAG CTGTCGATGCCGAGCCCGATGCCGGAATATCTTAATGTACACTACATCTGTGAGTCAGCATCCCGCCTGCTCTTCCTGTCCATGCATTGGGCGCGCTCCATCCCTGCTTTTTCAGCTCTGGG CCAGGATATGAACACAAGTTTGGTGCGAGCCAGCTGGAATGAGCTGTTCACCCTGGGTATGGCTCAGTGTGCCAATGTGATGAACCTGTCCACCATCCTAGCTGCTATCATCAACCACCTTCAGGGAAGCATTCAGGACG GTGTCtggggagagagtgaaggaggtGATGGAACACATCTGGAAGTTGCAGGAGTTCTGTCACAGCATGATAAAGGTGGAGACGGACGACTTTGA
- the b3galt4 gene encoding beta-1,3-galactosyltransferase 4 encodes MVGRGLWMFRFTRLWKRWSRFGILPFICLALVVCALVALLFVDSIESWVTSMNMDTLVEASQGRIIPPKSVPPTRPEEFLLMPSPLVCQRAKPYLITVVASAPRNQQARQAIRDTWGGEVEVRGLRVMTLFIVGVVLDRGLAKLLVEEARLRGDLIQGRFEDTYSNLTLKTLSMLGWARRFCPQAHFMAKVDDDVLFNPSALLHYLNRSRNPYEQGDLYLGRVHLHVAPDRDPDSKHYLPAGAYPPPVFPDYCSGTAYVLSRSALLKVSLAAAASPLSTPLPPEDMFVGLCARTAGVLPSHCPLFSGGPAVPYGRCCYQTMVSVHHIAPREMLGYWADIHSPNPCSWISVRASLGVCKLRALIGNALGIEQGL; translated from the coding sequence ATGGTCGGACGGGGGCTTTGGATGTTCAGGTTCACGCGATTGTGGAAACGATGGAGCAGGTTTGGGATTTTGCCTTTCATCTGTTTGGCGCTAGTGGTGTGCGCCCTCGTCGCTCTGCTCTTCGTCGATTCCATCGAGTCATGGGTCACCTCCATGAACATGGACACATTGGTGGAGGCATCGCAGGGCAGGATTATCCCGCCCAAGAGCGTCCCCCCGACCAGACCAGAGGAGTTCTTGCTCATGCCGAGTCCCCTCGTCTGCCAACGTGCGAAACCATACCTTATAACCGTAGTGGCCTCTGCGCCCAGGAATCAGCAAGCCCGCCAGGCCATCAGGGACACCTGGGGTGGGGAGGTCGAGGTGAGAGGCCTCCGGGTGATGACCCTGTTTATTGTGGGTGTGGTTCTGGACCGGGGACTGGCTAagctgttggtggaggaggcacGGCTAAGAGGAGACCTGATCCAGGGGCGCTTCGAGGACACGTATTCCAACCTCACCCTGAAGACCCTGTCGATGTTGGGATGGGCACGCCGGTTCTGCCCCCAGGCTCACTTCATGGCCAAAGTGGATGATGACGTGTTGTTCAATCCGAGCGCACTTCTTCACTACCTTAACAGGAGCCGCAATCCGTACGAACAAGGAGACCTCTACCTAGGCCGGGTGCATCTCCATGTGGCTCCGGACAGGGACCCAGACAGCAAGCACTATCTCCCCGCCGGAGCATACCCTCCCCCCGTCTTTCCAGACTACTGCAGCGGAACGGCATACGTACTATCCCGCTCCGCGCTCCTCAAAGTGTCCCTGGCAGCCGCCGCCTCCCCCCTGTCCACGCCTCTGCCCCCCGAGGACATGTTCGTGGGGCTGTGTGCCCGTACCGCCGGGGTGCTGCCCTCCCATTGTCCTCTCTTCTCGGGCGGACCGGCAGTCCCCTACGGCCGGTGCTGTTACCAGACCATGGTGTCCGTCCACCACATCGCACCGAGGGAGATGCTGGGTTACTGGGCGGACATCCATTCGCCAAACCCCTGCTCTTGGATAAGTGTGCGCGCCTCTCTGGGGGTCTGCAAACTCCGGGCCCTGATTGGGAACGCTTTGGGCATCGAGCAGGGGCTGTGA